Proteins encoded in a region of the Colius striatus isolate bColStr4 chromosome 18, bColStr4.1.hap1, whole genome shotgun sequence genome:
- the LOC133627202 gene encoding ankyrin repeat domain-containing protein 40-like, whose amino-acid sequence MSGAAEARELAERLREAAALGDAREVRRLLCAGADINSRNEVNGWTCLHWACKRNHAHVVSCLLDAGADTQILTANGELAAQLTSKPDIRKILGEEEPDCQGVKDLNVPGIANCVATPPFPSVPTEESVPEGSAGPQHGSASASPTSQCDSSPPAPTAGAESTHTPTSCHSEGTEQLPTPVWSRSSPSPGPRVPVPLRPARSPDGPAPAFQPFFFTGTFPCSMQELVLKVRVQNLRDNDFIEIELDRQELTYQDLLRVSCCELGVNPEQVEKIRKLPNTLVRKDKDVARLQDFQELELVLVQSSSSPFSQSALAEQPCYNSRAAKLTY is encoded by the exons ATGAGCGGCGCGGCGGAGGCGCGGGAGCTGGCGGAGCGGctgcgggaggcggcggcgctgGGGGACGCGCGGGAGGTGCGGCGGCTGCTGTGCGCCGGGGCCGACATCAACTCCCGCAACGAGGTCAACGGCTG GACCTGCTTGCACTGGGCCTGTAAGCGGAACCACGCACACGTGGTGTCCTGCCTGCTGGATGCTGGTGCCGACACGCAGATCCTCACTGCCAATGGAGAGCTGGCTGCACAGTTAACTTCCAAACCAGACATCCGGAAGATTTTGGGAG AGGAAGAACCTGACTGCCAAGGAGTGAAGGATTTAAATGTGCCAGGTATTGCAAACTGCGTGGCCACGCCGCCGTTCCCTTCCGTTCCCACCGAGGAAAGCGTTCCCGAGGGCTCGGCAGGACCTCAGCATGGAAGCGCTTCGGCCTCTCCCACATCCCAGTGTGactccagccctcctgcccccACAGCAGGGGCTGAAagcacacacacccccacctcCTGCCACAGCGAAGGCACCGAACAGCTGCCAACACCGGTGTGGAGccgcagcagccccagccctggcccccGTGTGCCTGTCCCGCTGCGCCCCGCACGCTCCCCGGACGGCCCTGCACCcgccttccagcccttcttcTTTACTGGAACTTTCCCCTGCAGCATGCAAG AACTTGTGCTTAAGGTGAGAGTCCAGAATCTGAGAGACAATGACTTCATTGAAATTGAACTGGACAGACAAGAACTGACCTATCAAGATCTGCTCAGAgtgagctgctgtgagctgggAGTTAATCCAGAACAAGTAGAGAAGATCAGAAAATTACCTAATACACTAGTAAGAAAG GACAAGGATGTTGCCAGACTCCAGGACTtccaggagctggagctggtgcttgtgcaaagcagcagctctcccttcAGCCAGTCAGCGCTGGCGGAGCAGCCGTGCTACAACAGCAGAGCAGCCAAGCTGACCTACTGA
- the LUC7L3 gene encoding luc7-like protein 3 isoform X3: MISAAQLLDELMGRDRNLAPDEKRSNVRWDHESVCKYYLCGFCPAELFTNTRSDLGPCEKIHDENLRKQYEKSSRFMKVGYERDFLRYLQSLLAEVERRIRRGHARLALSQNQQSSGGAGPTGKNEEKIQVLTDKIDVLLQQIEELGSEGKVEEAQGMMKLVEQLKEERELLRSTTSTIESFAAQEKQMEVCEVCGAFLIVGDAQSRVDDHLMGKQHMGYAKIKATVEDLKEKLRKRTEEPDRDDRLKKEKQEREEREKEREREREERERKRRREEEEKEKERARDRERRKRSRSRSRHSSRTSDRRCSRSRDHKRSRSRERRRSRSRDRRRSRSHDRSERKHRSRSRDRRRSKSRDRKSYKHRSKSREREQDRKSKEKEKRGSDDKKSSMKSSSREKQSEDTNTDSKESDTKNEVNGTSEDIKSEVQRKYAQMKMELSQVRRHTKAPSEGKDSVVLQNILRTPT, from the exons ATGATATCGGCCGCCCAGCTCCTAGATGAGCTTATGGGCCGGGATAGAAACCTGGCCCCGGATGAGAAGCGCAGCAACGTGCGGTGGGACCATGAGAGC GTTTGTAAATACTACCTTTGTGGCTTTTGCCCAGCTGAATTATTCACGAATACCCGTTCTGATTTAG GTCCTTGTGAAAAAATTCATGACGAAAATCTGCGTAAACA GTATGAGAAGAGCTCCCGTTTTATGAAAGTGGGCTATGAAAGAGACTTCTTGCGCTACTTACAGAGCTTGCTTGCAGAAGTAGAACGCAGGATTCGGAGAGGCCATGCTCGTTTGGCACTGTCACAGAATCAACAGTCTTCTGGG GGAGCGGGACCTACCGGTAAAAATGAAGAGAAGATTCAGGTTTTAACTGACAAAATTGATGTACTTCTGCAGCAG ATTGAAGAGTTAGGTTCAGAAGGGAAGGTGGAAGAGGCACAAGGAATGATGAAACTTGTTGAACAGttaaaggaagagagagaattGCTGAGGTCTACAACTTCA acaaTTGAGAGCTTTGCAGCCcaagaaaagcaaatggaagTATGTGAAGTTTGTGGAGCCTTTTTAATTGTAGGAGATGCACAGTCCAGGGTAGATGACCACTTGATGGGAAAGCAACACATGGGTTATGCCAAAATAAAAGCTACTGTAGAAGACTTAAAA gaaaagttacgaaaaagaacagaagaacCTGATCGTGATGacaggttaaaaaaagagaaacaagagcgagaagagagagagaaagagagggaacGGGAAAGGGAAGAGCGGGAAAGGAAGAGACGgcgtgaggaggaggaaaaggaaaaagagagggcTCGTGATAGAGAGAGACGTAAAAGGAGCCGTTCACGGAGTAGACATTCAAGCAGAACATCTGACAGAAGGTGCAGCCGTTCACGAGACCACAAAAGATCAAGAAGCAGGGAAAGAAGGCGAAGCag GAGTCGTGACCGAAGGAGGAGCAGAAGTCACGAtagatcagaaagaaaacataggTCTCGCAGTAGGGACAGGAGACGATCAAAAAGCCGGGATCGGAAATCCTACAAGcacagaagcaaaagcagagagagagaacaagacaggaagtcaaaagaaaaag AAAAGAGGGGATCTGATGATAAAAAAAGTAGTATGAAGTCCAGTAGTCGAGAAAAACAGAGTGAAGACACAAATACAGACTCGAAGGAGAGTGATACTAAGAATGAGGTCAATGGGACCAGTGAAGACATTAAATCTGAAG TGCAGCGTAAGTATGCACAGATGAAGATGGAACTAAGCCAAGTAAGAAGACATACTAAAGCAccttcagaaggaaaagacagtGTAGTCCTGCAAAACATTTTGAG GACTCCTACGTGA
- the LUC7L3 gene encoding luc7-like protein 3 isoform X2, producing MISAAQLLDELMGRDRNLAPDEKRSNVRWDHESVCKYYLCGFCPAELFTNTRSDLGPCEKIHDENLRKQYEKSSRFMKVGYERDFLRYLQSLLAEVERRIRRGHARLALSQNQQSSGGAGPTGKNEEKIQVLTDKIDVLLQQIEELGSEGKVEEAQGMMKLVEQLKEERELLRSTTSTIESFAAQEKQMEVCEVCGAFLIVGDAQSRVDDHLMGKQHMGYAKIKATVEDLKEKLRKRTEEPDRDDRLKKEKQEREEREKEREREREERERKRRREEEEKEKERARDRERRKRSRSRSRHSSRTSDRRCSRSRDHKRSRSRERRRSRSRDRRRSRSHDRSERKHRSRSRDRRRSKSRDRKSYKHRSKSREREQDRKSKEKEKRGSDDKKSSMKSSSREKQSEDTNTDSKESDTKNEVNGTSEDIKSEVQRKYAQMKMELSQVRRHTKAPSEGKDSVVLQNILSVGVVSGP from the exons ATGATATCGGCCGCCCAGCTCCTAGATGAGCTTATGGGCCGGGATAGAAACCTGGCCCCGGATGAGAAGCGCAGCAACGTGCGGTGGGACCATGAGAGC GTTTGTAAATACTACCTTTGTGGCTTTTGCCCAGCTGAATTATTCACGAATACCCGTTCTGATTTAG GTCCTTGTGAAAAAATTCATGACGAAAATCTGCGTAAACA GTATGAGAAGAGCTCCCGTTTTATGAAAGTGGGCTATGAAAGAGACTTCTTGCGCTACTTACAGAGCTTGCTTGCAGAAGTAGAACGCAGGATTCGGAGAGGCCATGCTCGTTTGGCACTGTCACAGAATCAACAGTCTTCTGGG GGAGCGGGACCTACCGGTAAAAATGAAGAGAAGATTCAGGTTTTAACTGACAAAATTGATGTACTTCTGCAGCAG ATTGAAGAGTTAGGTTCAGAAGGGAAGGTGGAAGAGGCACAAGGAATGATGAAACTTGTTGAACAGttaaaggaagagagagaattGCTGAGGTCTACAACTTCA acaaTTGAGAGCTTTGCAGCCcaagaaaagcaaatggaagTATGTGAAGTTTGTGGAGCCTTTTTAATTGTAGGAGATGCACAGTCCAGGGTAGATGACCACTTGATGGGAAAGCAACACATGGGTTATGCCAAAATAAAAGCTACTGTAGAAGACTTAAAA gaaaagttacgaaaaagaacagaagaacCTGATCGTGATGacaggttaaaaaaagagaaacaagagcgagaagagagagagaaagagagggaacGGGAAAGGGAAGAGCGGGAAAGGAAGAGACGgcgtgaggaggaggaaaaggaaaaagagagggcTCGTGATAGAGAGAGACGTAAAAGGAGCCGTTCACGGAGTAGACATTCAAGCAGAACATCTGACAGAAGGTGCAGCCGTTCACGAGACCACAAAAGATCAAGAAGCAGGGAAAGAAGGCGAAGCag GAGTCGTGACCGAAGGAGGAGCAGAAGTCACGAtagatcagaaagaaaacataggTCTCGCAGTAGGGACAGGAGACGATCAAAAAGCCGGGATCGGAAATCCTACAAGcacagaagcaaaagcagagagagagaacaagacaggaagtcaaaagaaaaag AAAAGAGGGGATCTGATGATAAAAAAAGTAGTATGAAGTCCAGTAGTCGAGAAAAACAGAGTGAAGACACAAATACAGACTCGAAGGAGAGTGATACTAAGAATGAGGTCAATGGGACCAGTGAAGACATTAAATCTGAAG TGCAGCGTAAGTATGCACAGATGAAGATGGAACTAAGCCAAGTAAGAAGACATACTAAAGCAccttcagaaggaaaagacagtGTAGTCCTGCAAAACATTTTGAG CGTTGGTGTTGTGAGCGGCCCATGA
- the LUC7L3 gene encoding luc7-like protein 3 isoform X1 translates to MISAAQLLDELMGRDRNLAPDEKRSNVRWDHESVCKYYLCGFCPAELFTNTRSDLGPCEKIHDENLRKQYEKSSRFMKVGYERDFLRYLQSLLAEVERRIRRGHARLALSQNQQSSGGAGPTGKNEEKIQVLTDKIDVLLQQIEELGSEGKVEEAQGMMKLVEQLKEERELLRSTTSTIESFAAQEKQMEVCEVCGAFLIVGDAQSRVDDHLMGKQHMGYAKIKATVEDLKEKLRKRTEEPDRDDRLKKEKQEREEREKEREREREERERKRRREEEEKEKERARDRERRKRSRSRSRHSSRTSDRRCSRSRDHKRSRSRERRRSRSRDRRRSRSHDRSERKHRSRSRDRRRSKSRDRKSYKHRSKSREREQDRKSKEKEKRGSDDKKSSMKSSSREKQSEDTNTDSKESDTKNEVNGTSEDIKSEVQRKYAQMKMELSQVRRHTKAPSEGKDSVVLQNILRYIVLSQLFCSRLVPPLVCLFGTYL, encoded by the exons ATGATATCGGCCGCCCAGCTCCTAGATGAGCTTATGGGCCGGGATAGAAACCTGGCCCCGGATGAGAAGCGCAGCAACGTGCGGTGGGACCATGAGAGC GTTTGTAAATACTACCTTTGTGGCTTTTGCCCAGCTGAATTATTCACGAATACCCGTTCTGATTTAG GTCCTTGTGAAAAAATTCATGACGAAAATCTGCGTAAACA GTATGAGAAGAGCTCCCGTTTTATGAAAGTGGGCTATGAAAGAGACTTCTTGCGCTACTTACAGAGCTTGCTTGCAGAAGTAGAACGCAGGATTCGGAGAGGCCATGCTCGTTTGGCACTGTCACAGAATCAACAGTCTTCTGGG GGAGCGGGACCTACCGGTAAAAATGAAGAGAAGATTCAGGTTTTAACTGACAAAATTGATGTACTTCTGCAGCAG ATTGAAGAGTTAGGTTCAGAAGGGAAGGTGGAAGAGGCACAAGGAATGATGAAACTTGTTGAACAGttaaaggaagagagagaattGCTGAGGTCTACAACTTCA acaaTTGAGAGCTTTGCAGCCcaagaaaagcaaatggaagTATGTGAAGTTTGTGGAGCCTTTTTAATTGTAGGAGATGCACAGTCCAGGGTAGATGACCACTTGATGGGAAAGCAACACATGGGTTATGCCAAAATAAAAGCTACTGTAGAAGACTTAAAA gaaaagttacgaaaaagaacagaagaacCTGATCGTGATGacaggttaaaaaaagagaaacaagagcgagaagagagagagaaagagagggaacGGGAAAGGGAAGAGCGGGAAAGGAAGAGACGgcgtgaggaggaggaaaaggaaaaagagagggcTCGTGATAGAGAGAGACGTAAAAGGAGCCGTTCACGGAGTAGACATTCAAGCAGAACATCTGACAGAAGGTGCAGCCGTTCACGAGACCACAAAAGATCAAGAAGCAGGGAAAGAAGGCGAAGCag GAGTCGTGACCGAAGGAGGAGCAGAAGTCACGAtagatcagaaagaaaacataggTCTCGCAGTAGGGACAGGAGACGATCAAAAAGCCGGGATCGGAAATCCTACAAGcacagaagcaaaagcagagagagagaacaagacaggaagtcaaaagaaaaag AAAAGAGGGGATCTGATGATAAAAAAAGTAGTATGAAGTCCAGTAGTCGAGAAAAACAGAGTGAAGACACAAATACAGACTCGAAGGAGAGTGATACTAAGAATGAGGTCAATGGGACCAGTGAAGACATTAAATCTGAAG TGCAGCGTAAGTATGCACAGATGAAGATGGAACTAAGCCAAGTAAGAAGACATACTAAAGCAccttcagaaggaaaagacagtGTAGTCCTGCAAAACATTTTGAGGTACATTGTTTTGTCTCAGCTCTTTTGTAGCAGACTCGTGCCCCCATTAGTGTGCCTCTTTGGGACATATTTGTAA
- the LUC7L3 gene encoding luc7-like protein 3 isoform X5, with the protein MISAAQLLDELMGRDRNLAPDEKRSNVRWDHESVCKYYLCGFCPAELFTNTRSDLGPCEKIHDENLRKQYEKSSRFMKVGYERDFLRYLQSLLAEVERRIRRGHARLALSQNQQSSGGAGPTGKNEEKIQVLTDKIDVLLQQIEELGSEGKVEEAQGMMKLVEQLKEERELLRSTTSTIESFAAQEKQMEVCEVCGAFLIVGDAQSRVDDHLMGKQHMGYAKIKATVEDLKEKLRKRTEEPDRDDRLKKEKQEREEREKEREREREERERKRRREEEEKEKERARDRERRKRSRSRSRHSSRTSDRRCSRSRDHKRSRSRERRRSRSRDRRRSRSHDRSERKHRSRSRDRRRSKSRDRKSYKHRSKSREREQDRKSKEKEKRGSDDKKSSMKSSSREKQSEDTNTDSKESDTKNEVNGTSEDIKSEGLFVTV; encoded by the exons ATGATATCGGCCGCCCAGCTCCTAGATGAGCTTATGGGCCGGGATAGAAACCTGGCCCCGGATGAGAAGCGCAGCAACGTGCGGTGGGACCATGAGAGC GTTTGTAAATACTACCTTTGTGGCTTTTGCCCAGCTGAATTATTCACGAATACCCGTTCTGATTTAG GTCCTTGTGAAAAAATTCATGACGAAAATCTGCGTAAACA GTATGAGAAGAGCTCCCGTTTTATGAAAGTGGGCTATGAAAGAGACTTCTTGCGCTACTTACAGAGCTTGCTTGCAGAAGTAGAACGCAGGATTCGGAGAGGCCATGCTCGTTTGGCACTGTCACAGAATCAACAGTCTTCTGGG GGAGCGGGACCTACCGGTAAAAATGAAGAGAAGATTCAGGTTTTAACTGACAAAATTGATGTACTTCTGCAGCAG ATTGAAGAGTTAGGTTCAGAAGGGAAGGTGGAAGAGGCACAAGGAATGATGAAACTTGTTGAACAGttaaaggaagagagagaattGCTGAGGTCTACAACTTCA acaaTTGAGAGCTTTGCAGCCcaagaaaagcaaatggaagTATGTGAAGTTTGTGGAGCCTTTTTAATTGTAGGAGATGCACAGTCCAGGGTAGATGACCACTTGATGGGAAAGCAACACATGGGTTATGCCAAAATAAAAGCTACTGTAGAAGACTTAAAA gaaaagttacgaaaaagaacagaagaacCTGATCGTGATGacaggttaaaaaaagagaaacaagagcgagaagagagagagaaagagagggaacGGGAAAGGGAAGAGCGGGAAAGGAAGAGACGgcgtgaggaggaggaaaaggaaaaagagagggcTCGTGATAGAGAGAGACGTAAAAGGAGCCGTTCACGGAGTAGACATTCAAGCAGAACATCTGACAGAAGGTGCAGCCGTTCACGAGACCACAAAAGATCAAGAAGCAGGGAAAGAAGGCGAAGCag GAGTCGTGACCGAAGGAGGAGCAGAAGTCACGAtagatcagaaagaaaacataggTCTCGCAGTAGGGACAGGAGACGATCAAAAAGCCGGGATCGGAAATCCTACAAGcacagaagcaaaagcagagagagagaacaagacaggaagtcaaaagaaaaag AAAAGAGGGGATCTGATGATAAAAAAAGTAGTATGAAGTCCAGTAGTCGAGAAAAACAGAGTGAAGACACAAATACAGACTCGAAGGAGAGTGATACTAAGAATGAGGTCAATGGGACCAGTGAAGACATTAAATCTGAAG GGCTTTTTGTTACTGTTTAA
- the LUC7L3 gene encoding luc7-like protein 3 isoform X4, whose translation MISAAQLLDELMGRDRNLAPDEKRSNVRWDHESVCKYYLCGFCPAELFTNTRSDLGPCEKIHDENLRKQYEKSSRFMKVGYERDFLRYLQSLLAEVERRIRRGHARLALSQNQQSSGGAGPTGKNEEKIQVLTDKIDVLLQQIEELGSEGKVEEAQGMMKLVEQLKEERELLRSTTSTIESFAAQEKQMEVCEVCGAFLIVGDAQSRVDDHLMGKQHMGYAKIKATVEDLKEKLRKRTEEPDRDDRLKKEKQEREEREKEREREREERERKRRREEEEKEKERARDRERRKRSRSRSRHSSRTSDRRCSRSRDHKRSRSRERRRSRSRDRRRSRSHDRSERKHRSRSRDRRRSKSRDRKSYKHRSKSREREQDRKSKEKEKRGSDDKKSSMKSSSREKQSEDTNTDSKESDTKNEVNGTSEDIKSEGDTQSN comes from the exons ATGATATCGGCCGCCCAGCTCCTAGATGAGCTTATGGGCCGGGATAGAAACCTGGCCCCGGATGAGAAGCGCAGCAACGTGCGGTGGGACCATGAGAGC GTTTGTAAATACTACCTTTGTGGCTTTTGCCCAGCTGAATTATTCACGAATACCCGTTCTGATTTAG GTCCTTGTGAAAAAATTCATGACGAAAATCTGCGTAAACA GTATGAGAAGAGCTCCCGTTTTATGAAAGTGGGCTATGAAAGAGACTTCTTGCGCTACTTACAGAGCTTGCTTGCAGAAGTAGAACGCAGGATTCGGAGAGGCCATGCTCGTTTGGCACTGTCACAGAATCAACAGTCTTCTGGG GGAGCGGGACCTACCGGTAAAAATGAAGAGAAGATTCAGGTTTTAACTGACAAAATTGATGTACTTCTGCAGCAG ATTGAAGAGTTAGGTTCAGAAGGGAAGGTGGAAGAGGCACAAGGAATGATGAAACTTGTTGAACAGttaaaggaagagagagaattGCTGAGGTCTACAACTTCA acaaTTGAGAGCTTTGCAGCCcaagaaaagcaaatggaagTATGTGAAGTTTGTGGAGCCTTTTTAATTGTAGGAGATGCACAGTCCAGGGTAGATGACCACTTGATGGGAAAGCAACACATGGGTTATGCCAAAATAAAAGCTACTGTAGAAGACTTAAAA gaaaagttacgaaaaagaacagaagaacCTGATCGTGATGacaggttaaaaaaagagaaacaagagcgagaagagagagagaaagagagggaacGGGAAAGGGAAGAGCGGGAAAGGAAGAGACGgcgtgaggaggaggaaaaggaaaaagagagggcTCGTGATAGAGAGAGACGTAAAAGGAGCCGTTCACGGAGTAGACATTCAAGCAGAACATCTGACAGAAGGTGCAGCCGTTCACGAGACCACAAAAGATCAAGAAGCAGGGAAAGAAGGCGAAGCag GAGTCGTGACCGAAGGAGGAGCAGAAGTCACGAtagatcagaaagaaaacataggTCTCGCAGTAGGGACAGGAGACGATCAAAAAGCCGGGATCGGAAATCCTACAAGcacagaagcaaaagcagagagagagaacaagacaggaagtcaaaagaaaaag AAAAGAGGGGATCTGATGATAAAAAAAGTAGTATGAAGTCCAGTAGTCGAGAAAAACAGAGTGAAGACACAAATACAGACTCGAAGGAGAGTGATACTAAGAATGAGGTCAATGGGACCAGTGAAGACATTAAATCTGAAGGTGACACTCAGTCCAATTAA